Proteins co-encoded in one Granulicella cerasi genomic window:
- a CDS encoding cupin domain-containing protein: MNADELIEKLSLERHPEGGWYRQTYRAAENVQTAGGARAASTAIYFLLRENEISALHRIASDEVWHFHLGSPLQVEAITPEGQLESFLLGSDLAAGEALQAWVPAGRWFGASLPRGGWSLVGCTVAPGFDFADFEMGRRDQLLSEFPACTELILKLTHPAPIA; this comes from the coding sequence ATGAACGCAGACGAGTTGATCGAAAAGCTGTCGTTGGAGCGCCATCCTGAAGGCGGGTGGTATCGGCAAACCTACAGGGCAGCCGAGAACGTACAAACCGCAGGCGGGGCGCGAGCCGCATCGACAGCAATCTACTTCCTTCTTCGCGAAAACGAAATCTCGGCGCTGCACCGCATCGCCTCCGATGAAGTGTGGCACTTCCATCTGGGCTCACCGCTGCAGGTTGAAGCGATTACGCCGGAAGGTCAGCTTGAGTCTTTTCTACTCGGCAGCGACCTGGCTGCGGGGGAAGCCTTGCAGGCGTGGGTTCCGGCCGGACGCTGGTTCGGTGCATCCTTACCGCGAGGCGGATGGTCGCTGGTTGGATGTACGGTCGCGCCAGGCTTTGATTTTGCAGACTTCGAGATGGGGCGCCGTGACCAGTTGCTGTCGGAGTTCCCTGCATGCACCGAGCTCATTCTGAAGCTCACCCACCCAGCGCCAATCGCGTGA
- a CDS encoding beta strand repeat-containing protein yields the protein MLVARRSRSIFRVIFPCLAMLAALGMASCSDGGTGSASLVALFLSSSTLSMDTGQTGTITAKVTNDKTPGGVTFTVAGGGTLGTQTTSISGQTKTITVPYTAPTTATSATVTATSIAAPSQAYSVTITVTAAPVITTTTLATGVVGTAYNVTPASTGGTGTLTWSISSGTLPAGLSLNAATGAITGTPTTAGSATFTLALTDSAPTPVTAVQTLTLTVNAQPPVVTPATLPSGITGTAYSQQLAYTGGGTGTATWAATGSLPPGISLSASGLLSGTPTTTGTYTFSTAVTVGAQTSASVSFTITVVAPVVITTTSLPSAHVNVAYSQQLTYSGGSGTPTWSIVSGSLPSTMTLSSSGVLSGTPTSVSNYTIGVAVKVGTQTSATQSLTFSVVSTQITSAATATGEVGFPFRFQVTAIGGTSPYTFAVASSGSALPAGLSINSATGVISGTPTTNTGSPFANVIVQATDTQGATGTQAMTFTINASRGSAANSELNGQYAFELSGFDVNGVPLAKVGSFTVDGNGHVTTGVMDTNGTALSAATTNAALIASTYAVGADGRGQITLTSAAGSISFALATSGLSNSVASAGSLVEIDATGARLTGRFARQTTANFTLAANANGYALGLAGWSAGSTATALTKAGLVGELQLASTGAVSSSEWVTAASSTPVVSTSGAFTLNTNGRGTLTLVSASGTTHFAVYVVSASQWMLLSTDAAASGGQALLVGDTTMQTIANGSFATASLLGTSVFSESKLGVSSAQAYFPDVQIGLLSFDGAGGITGSQDRSANGAFSQGAVVGTYTVATNGRANVKLAASGLSGCIDCSGTNYVFYFASANAGYYLDYATSGGQGTLEAQVSNATVALSGTYALSTRGPITATVVPESGLVTVSGAAVTALLDQVSASATTPDVSTSSTAATASTGRVVLTGGNPAVLYLTAAGHALWLDSTQATPVVRELNAQ from the coding sequence ATGTTGGTCGCTCGTCGTTCCCGAAGCATCTTCCGTGTGATCTTCCCCTGTCTTGCGATGCTGGCTGCATTGGGGATGGCTTCGTGCAGCGATGGTGGAACAGGAAGCGCTTCGCTCGTTGCGCTCTTCCTTAGCTCGTCCACGCTGTCTATGGACACGGGGCAGACCGGAACCATCACGGCGAAGGTGACGAACGATAAGACCCCCGGCGGTGTGACGTTCACCGTGGCCGGCGGCGGCACGCTGGGCACACAGACCACATCGATCTCCGGTCAGACGAAGACGATTACTGTTCCGTACACGGCCCCGACGACGGCTACAAGCGCGACGGTCACCGCGACCTCGATCGCCGCGCCGTCGCAGGCTTACTCGGTGACGATTACGGTGACGGCGGCGCCGGTGATTACGACGACTACCCTCGCGACCGGCGTGGTGGGCACGGCATACAACGTTACGCCCGCGTCGACAGGCGGCACGGGGACGCTGACGTGGTCCATCTCCAGTGGCACACTTCCTGCGGGTCTGTCACTGAACGCCGCCACGGGGGCGATCACGGGCACTCCGACGACGGCGGGCAGTGCGACCTTCACGCTCGCGCTTACCGACTCGGCACCGACGCCTGTGACCGCGGTGCAGACCCTGACACTCACGGTGAATGCGCAGCCGCCGGTGGTCACCCCCGCAACGTTGCCTTCGGGCATCACCGGCACAGCGTATAGCCAGCAGCTCGCATACACGGGCGGCGGCACGGGCACGGCGACGTGGGCTGCGACCGGATCGCTTCCGCCGGGTATCAGCCTGAGCGCCTCGGGTCTGCTTTCGGGCACACCCACGACAACGGGCACATACACGTTCTCGACCGCAGTGACCGTCGGTGCGCAGACCTCCGCGAGCGTCTCGTTCACGATCACAGTGGTTGCGCCGGTGGTGATCACGACGACTTCACTGCCGTCGGCCCATGTGAACGTGGCCTACAGTCAGCAGTTGACGTACAGCGGCGGCAGCGGGACGCCAACCTGGTCTATCGTTTCGGGTTCGCTGCCTTCCACCATGACGCTGAGCAGCAGCGGTGTGCTCTCTGGCACGCCGACCAGTGTGAGCAACTACACGATCGGCGTGGCCGTAAAGGTGGGTACGCAGACCTCGGCTACGCAGTCACTCACGTTTTCTGTGGTGAGCACGCAGATCACCTCGGCAGCGACGGCGACGGGCGAAGTCGGGTTCCCGTTCCGCTTTCAGGTGACGGCGATCGGCGGCACATCGCCTTATACGTTTGCGGTGGCTTCCTCGGGCAGCGCGTTGCCTGCGGGGCTCAGCATCAACTCCGCCACGGGCGTGATCAGCGGAACGCCGACAACCAACACCGGTAGTCCTTTTGCGAACGTGATCGTGCAGGCGACGGACACGCAAGGCGCTACCGGCACGCAGGCGATGACCTTCACGATCAACGCCTCGCGAGGCTCGGCGGCGAACAGCGAGCTCAACGGGCAATATGCGTTCGAGCTGTCGGGCTTTGACGTGAACGGTGTGCCGTTGGCGAAGGTCGGCAGCTTTACCGTGGACGGTAACGGACACGTCACCACCGGCGTGATGGACACGAACGGAACGGCGCTTTCGGCGGCGACGACAAACGCCGCGCTCATAGCGTCGACGTATGCCGTGGGCGCTGATGGTCGCGGCCAGATTACGTTGACGAGCGCCGCTGGCAGCATCTCCTTCGCGCTTGCCACGAGCGGGCTTTCAAACAGTGTGGCTTCTGCGGGGAGCCTTGTTGAGATCGACGCCACTGGAGCGCGCTTGACCGGCCGCTTCGCCAGGCAGACGACGGCAAACTTCACGCTCGCAGCGAACGCGAATGGCTATGCGCTGGGGCTTGCAGGATGGTCCGCTGGCAGCACGGCGACAGCGCTGACAAAGGCAGGCTTGGTGGGCGAGTTGCAGCTTGCCTCCACCGGAGCGGTGAGCAGCTCGGAGTGGGTAACCGCGGCGAGTTCGACCCCGGTCGTCAGCACTTCGGGAGCGTTCACGCTGAACACGAACGGTCGCGGCACGCTCACATTGGTGAGCGCGTCCGGCACAACGCACTTCGCGGTCTATGTCGTTTCGGCCTCGCAGTGGATGTTGCTCTCAACCGATGCGGCCGCAAGCGGCGGACAAGCTCTGCTGGTAGGCGACACCACGATGCAGACGATTGCAAACGGCAGCTTCGCCACCGCATCGTTGCTCGGGACGAGCGTCTTCAGCGAGTCGAAACTCGGCGTTAGCAGTGCCCAGGCCTACTTCCCGGATGTGCAGATCGGGCTGTTGAGCTTCGATGGCGCGGGCGGTATTACTGGATCGCAGGACCGCAGCGCCAACGGGGCCTTCTCGCAGGGAGCGGTAGTGGGAACCTACACGGTGGCCACGAACGGTCGAGCGAACGTGAAGCTTGCCGCATCGGGACTCTCCGGATGCATCGACTGCAGCGGCACTAACTACGTGTTCTACTTCGCATCGGCGAATGCGGGCTACTACCTTGACTACGCAACCTCCGGCGGACAGGGAACGCTCGAAGCTCAGGTCTCGAACGCAACGGTGGCTTTGAGTGGAACGTACGCGCTGTCGACACGCGGCCCGATCACGGCGACCGTTGTGCCGGAGTCTGGCCTTGTCACCGTGAGCGGAGCGGCTGTGACCGCGTTGCTCGATCAGGTGAGCGCTTCGGCTACAACCCCGGACGTGAGCACCTCATCCACAGCAGCGACGGCTTCGACGGGCCGCGTCGTATTGACGGGTGGCAACCCTGCGGTGCTTTACCTGACGGCTGCTGGACACGCTCTGTGGTTGGACAGCACGCAAGCGACGCCGGTCGTCCGCGAACTGAACGCGCAGTAG
- a CDS encoding LacI family DNA-binding transcriptional regulator, whose amino-acid sequence MAREKRLPTISDVAKLAQVSRATVSRAFGRPELIGEETVKRVLRAAKELGYQPNQTARALSTGRHTNIAIVVPDVANPFFPPLIRAAQAGADAAGYSVFLGDSDEDADREHTLTQRLALQVEGFILASSRMQDEQISELAERRPLVLVNRDTRGIPRVLIDAAAGIHAAVEHLAQLGHRRIVYVSGPSNSWSDQERRRALKRAVRKAGMESVAIGARRASFEAGRQVVAEVRGTGATAAITFDDLVAHGLLAGLLEHGVSVPREFSVIGCDDVLGASTFPALTSISARCDAAGQIAFDLLMKAMQGAESADVRCVLESRLAVRATTGAAPARSSRKA is encoded by the coding sequence GTGGCCCGCGAAAAAAGACTCCCCACCATCAGCGACGTAGCGAAACTCGCACAGGTTTCTCGTGCAACCGTTTCGCGCGCTTTTGGTCGCCCTGAATTGATTGGAGAAGAGACCGTCAAGCGCGTACTGCGCGCGGCGAAGGAATTGGGTTATCAGCCGAACCAGACGGCGCGTGCACTCAGCACTGGCCGCCACACAAATATCGCCATCGTCGTGCCGGATGTTGCGAACCCCTTCTTTCCTCCACTGATTCGTGCCGCGCAGGCGGGTGCGGACGCTGCGGGTTACAGCGTCTTCCTCGGCGACTCCGACGAAGACGCGGACCGCGAGCACACGCTGACGCAACGATTAGCTCTGCAGGTGGAAGGCTTCATTCTGGCATCGTCGCGTATGCAGGACGAACAGATCAGCGAACTCGCCGAGCGGCGTCCGCTGGTGCTGGTGAACCGCGACACGCGCGGCATCCCGCGGGTGCTCATCGACGCGGCTGCAGGCATTCACGCGGCGGTGGAGCATCTGGCGCAGCTCGGACATCGTCGCATCGTGTATGTAAGCGGCCCCTCAAACTCGTGGTCGGACCAGGAGCGCCGCCGCGCCTTGAAGCGTGCTGTTCGCAAAGCTGGCATGGAGAGCGTGGCGATCGGAGCGCGACGTGCCAGCTTCGAAGCGGGTCGTCAGGTCGTGGCAGAAGTGCGTGGTACGGGGGCAACGGCGGCGATCACTTTCGACGATCTTGTGGCGCATGGTCTGCTGGCTGGTTTGCTGGAACATGGCGTTTCGGTGCCGCGAGAGTTCAGCGTGATCGGATGCGATGACGTGCTCGGCGCTTCGACGTTTCCGGCGCTGACCAGTATTTCCGCGCGCTGCGATGCGGCCGGGCAGATCGCGTTCGATCTGTTGATGAAGGCCATGCAGGGCGCAGAAAGCGCCGACGTTCGCTGCGTGCTGGAGTCGCGCTTGGCTGTCCGCGCGACCACGGGTGCCGCCCCGGCGCGGTCCTCTCGCAAGGCCTGA
- a CDS encoding sodium:solute symporter family protein: MKTADWVVLCGYFALMLGMGLWARTKVKSAADFFTAGGALPWWLSGISHHMSGYSSAVFVGFAAIAYTSGLSLYIWWACSIAIALALGSTVFPGRWSRMRQRFGIISPLEYLATRYNLPAQQLLAWSGAILKIFDVGAKWTSAAILLQVFAGVPTLYGVLLTGTVTLVYSVIGGLWADALTDMSQFVIQLIAGFAMLIAVLAKLGGVSALWTVWQKLPADHHHLFTGQYTVVFASVYLLVNMLSYNGGTWNLAQRFIAAPDAQSAKRAARLSAALYLVWPLVLLFPMWAAPLLLPHLKNPSDSYGMLARMLLPQGLVGLVLAGLFAHTMAMTSSDANAISAVVVRDILPALRKDRERPGDAVQLRAGRICTLLFLATSMCIALGADHFGGVIGLLILWYAALVGPIAIPMMLGMIGWFRRSGAAAAIASWCAGVVCFALIKFVFAEKINRLPGDLTTTITVAGPVLSALFVFIGVGIVWPTKNPHVQPLLQILTHDEEDPTSSISLETARKKIA; the protein is encoded by the coding sequence ATGAAGACTGCTGACTGGGTCGTTCTCTGCGGATACTTCGCCCTCATGCTTGGCATGGGGCTATGGGCGCGCACCAAGGTCAAGTCTGCGGCGGACTTCTTCACCGCTGGTGGCGCGTTGCCGTGGTGGCTTTCAGGCATCTCGCACCATATGTCGGGCTATAGCTCGGCAGTGTTCGTAGGCTTCGCCGCGATCGCCTACACCAGCGGCCTCAGCCTCTATATCTGGTGGGCGTGCTCCATCGCTATCGCTCTGGCGCTCGGCTCCACGGTCTTCCCAGGTCGCTGGTCGCGCATGCGCCAACGCTTCGGCATCATCTCCCCGTTGGAGTACCTCGCAACGCGTTACAACCTGCCTGCACAACAACTGCTCGCCTGGAGCGGTGCAATCCTCAAGATCTTCGACGTCGGTGCAAAGTGGACTTCAGCAGCAATCCTGTTGCAGGTCTTTGCGGGCGTGCCAACGCTCTATGGCGTACTGCTGACCGGCACGGTGACCCTGGTCTATTCGGTGATCGGCGGCCTGTGGGCCGATGCCCTGACGGACATGAGCCAGTTCGTGATTCAGCTCATCGCAGGCTTCGCCATGCTCATTGCCGTGCTGGCAAAGCTCGGTGGCGTCTCGGCGTTGTGGACCGTCTGGCAGAAGCTGCCCGCCGATCATCATCACCTCTTCACCGGCCAGTACACCGTAGTCTTCGCCAGCGTATATCTGCTGGTGAACATGCTCTCGTACAACGGCGGCACCTGGAACCTGGCACAGCGCTTCATTGCTGCCCCCGATGCACAGTCTGCGAAGCGCGCGGCGCGACTCTCGGCCGCTCTGTATCTCGTGTGGCCGCTGGTGCTGCTCTTCCCGATGTGGGCCGCGCCGTTACTGCTGCCCCATCTGAAGAACCCCTCCGACTCCTACGGCATGTTGGCGCGGATGCTGCTGCCACAGGGCCTCGTTGGTCTGGTACTCGCAGGACTCTTCGCACACACGATGGCGATGACCTCCTCTGACGCAAATGCCATCTCCGCCGTAGTGGTGCGTGACATCCTGCCCGCTCTGCGCAAAGATCGCGAGCGTCCCGGCGACGCCGTGCAACTGCGCGCAGGGCGAATCTGCACGCTGCTCTTCCTGGCGACGAGCATGTGCATCGCGCTGGGCGCGGACCACTTTGGCGGCGTCATTGGCCTGCTGATCCTTTGGTACGCTGCGCTCGTCGGTCCCATCGCAATCCCCATGATGCTTGGCATGATCGGCTGGTTCCGTCGCTCGGGCGCTGCCGCGGCCATCGCATCCTGGTGTGCTGGCGTGGTGTGCTTCGCCCTCATCAAGTTCGTCTTCGCCGAAAAGATCAATCGCCTGCCCGGTGATTTGACCACCACCATCACGGTTGCAGGTCCTGTGCTTTCTGCGCTCTTCGTCTTCATCGGCGTGGGCATCGTGTGGCCCACGAAGAACCCGCACGTGCAACCGCTGCTTCAAATTCTGACGCACGACGAGGAAGACCCTACGTCGTCCATTTCACTCGAGACAGCAAGGAAGAAAATCGCATGA
- a CDS encoding glucosamine-6-phosphate deaminase produces the protein MIANAEEQTIIPFIAPNRDALGVAAAQDVATELRHLLQKQATVRVVFAAAPSQSSMLAALCAAPDIEWTRVVAFHMDEYIGLPEAAPQRFGNFLRRHIFDLLPFAAVNLLDTTGDPEVAATKYAALLHEAPIDIVLCGIGTNGHLAFNDPPADFNDAKSVKVVELDLACRQQQVDDECFDALAEVPHQALTLTVPRLMKSGAMFCSVPGAFKREAVQQALEGPLTETCPASILRQHPRCKVYLDEESASLLSR, from the coding sequence ATGATCGCCAACGCAGAGGAGCAGACCATCATCCCTTTCATCGCTCCCAACCGTGACGCACTTGGAGTAGCCGCCGCGCAGGATGTCGCTACTGAACTTCGCCATCTCCTGCAAAAGCAAGCCACAGTGCGCGTGGTCTTTGCCGCTGCGCCCAGCCAGTCCTCCATGCTTGCAGCGCTTTGCGCAGCTCCCGATATTGAATGGACGCGCGTCGTCGCGTTCCACATGGACGAGTACATTGGCCTGCCCGAGGCTGCGCCCCAGCGCTTCGGCAACTTCCTGCGCCGCCACATCTTTGATCTGCTCCCCTTCGCAGCCGTGAATTTACTCGACACCACCGGTGATCCTGAAGTCGCCGCGACAAAGTACGCAGCGCTGTTGCATGAAGCTCCTATCGACATCGTTCTCTGCGGCATCGGAACGAACGGCCACCTGGCGTTCAATGATCCGCCCGCCGACTTCAACGATGCGAAGTCGGTAAAGGTCGTCGAGCTCGACCTCGCTTGCCGCCAGCAGCAGGTGGACGATGAATGCTTCGACGCGCTGGCTGAAGTACCGCACCAGGCGTTGACGCTCACCGTACCGCGACTGATGAAGAGCGGAGCCATGTTCTGCAGCGTACCCGGCGCGTTCAAGCGCGAGGCCGTGCAGCAAGCGCTCGAAGGCCCGCTTACCGAGACGTGCCCTGCCTCGATTCTTCGCCAGCATCCGCGCTGCAAGGTATATCTGGATGAAGAATCGGCGAGCCTGCTGAGCCGCTGA
- a CDS encoding N-acetylglucosamine-6-phosphate deacetylase, translating to MTTLRGRDPHTGKAVAVQLCEGRIVSIEPSATDEECWLSAGLVDLQVNGYAGFDLNAEDLTLDTMHQLTLALLRTGVTSYLATLITQSEKRLIAALATIAKAREAFPLVKHALVGVHMEGPHLSPEDGARGAHPLEHVRTPSIDEFDRWQAASDNIIRLVTVSPHWLEAPDYIRALRDRDVLVSLGHTHADSEQVRASIDAGAQLSTHLGNGVASTLPRHPNLLWTQLADDRLTAMLIADGHHLPDDTLRVFLRAKGLERVVLVSDTVALGGCKPGRYQQPVGGDVELLANGRLQLSGTPYLAGAALPLKDGVAHLVQRLNMPLADALALASTRPAALLRRHASLEVGAPADLIRFKLDAENGFQVESTYVSGELIA from the coding sequence ATGACGACTCTTCGCGGACGCGATCCACACACAGGAAAAGCTGTTGCCGTGCAGCTCTGCGAAGGTCGCATCGTCAGCATCGAACCAAGCGCTACAGACGAAGAGTGCTGGCTGAGCGCGGGACTCGTCGACCTGCAGGTGAACGGGTACGCCGGCTTCGATCTCAACGCGGAAGATCTCACGCTCGATACCATGCATCAGCTCACGCTTGCGTTGTTGCGCACCGGTGTGACGAGCTACCTCGCGACACTGATCACGCAGTCCGAGAAGCGCCTGATCGCGGCGCTCGCAACCATCGCCAAAGCGCGCGAGGCGTTCCCGCTTGTGAAGCACGCGCTGGTGGGCGTGCATATGGAGGGTCCCCATCTCTCGCCTGAAGATGGCGCGCGTGGCGCACATCCTCTCGAGCACGTGCGTACGCCTTCGATCGATGAGTTCGATCGCTGGCAGGCCGCTAGCGACAACATCATCCGGCTCGTCACGGTCTCTCCTCACTGGCTTGAAGCGCCTGACTATATTCGCGCGTTGCGCGACCGCGACGTGCTGGTCTCGCTTGGCCATACGCACGCAGACAGCGAGCAAGTACGCGCGTCGATCGACGCAGGAGCACAGCTTTCAACGCATCTCGGCAACGGTGTTGCATCGACGCTTCCTCGCCACCCGAACCTTCTGTGGACGCAGCTCGCGGACGATCGCCTTACCGCGATGCTCATCGCCGACGGCCATCACCTTCCCGATGACACGCTCCGCGTCTTCCTGCGAGCCAAAGGCCTGGAGCGGGTCGTGCTCGTCTCCGACACCGTGGCGTTGGGAGGATGCAAGCCCGGTCGATACCAGCAACCTGTCGGCGGTGACGTCGAGCTGCTGGCCAACGGACGTCTTCAGCTGAGCGGCACACCTTATCTCGCAGGAGCTGCACTGCCGTTGAAGGACGGCGTTGCTCACCTGGTGCAACGACTGAACATGCCTCTCGCCGATGCCTTGGCGCTCGCATCTACGCGCCCGGCGGCGTTGCTGCGTCGTCACGCATCGCTCGAAGTCGGTGCTCCAGCAGATCTGATTCGCTTCAAGCTCGACGCAGAGAATGGTTTTCAAGTCGAGAGCACTTACGTTTCCGGAGAGCTGATCGCATGA
- a CDS encoding glycoside hydrolase family 18 protein, whose product MNFRNTVAALAVSSCVTAATAQCIDHPLVIGYVRGPNHTMQPGEVNPHKMNRAHYAFLYTKDGGVVVSSIDEQNLKYLVSLKNEVTSFTVLASVGGGAHSGDFSDIALTEESRAKFNASCIAAIEKYGLDGIDVDWEYPQAPRADKRYRPADKQNYTLLLRDLRKALDDASAKLHRPLYLSSATNGKQFFLRSTNMGEAAKYLDTVALMGYDIFGPSSRTTGHHSALYTNPASPAPVSDDQFVKDYVAAGVPAAKIVLGVPFYGYMWSEVDGTANGLFQPTDPSKAKDVPYRTIVSTYAKSGSGFTRYWDDKAAMPFLYNSSTGQWISYDDPESLAKKASFICEHKLGGMMFWELSGDSNDTLLDSIDKGLGIRR is encoded by the coding sequence ATGAACTTCCGCAACACCGTGGCCGCGCTGGCCGTTAGCTCCTGCGTCACCGCAGCGACCGCTCAGTGCATCGACCACCCGCTCGTCATCGGCTATGTGCGTGGCCCGAACCACACGATGCAGCCGGGCGAAGTGAATCCGCACAAGATGAACCGTGCGCACTACGCGTTCCTCTACACCAAGGACGGCGGCGTTGTCGTCTCGAGTATCGACGAGCAGAACCTGAAGTATCTCGTCAGCTTGAAGAACGAAGTAACGAGCTTTACCGTGCTCGCCTCTGTCGGTGGAGGAGCGCACTCCGGCGACTTCTCTGACATCGCTCTCACCGAAGAGTCGCGCGCGAAGTTCAACGCAAGCTGCATCGCAGCGATCGAAAAGTATGGCCTTGACGGCATTGATGTGGACTGGGAGTATCCGCAGGCACCGCGCGCCGACAAGCGCTATCGCCCTGCGGATAAACAGAACTACACGCTGCTGCTACGCGATCTGCGTAAGGCGCTCGACGACGCATCGGCCAAGCTGCATCGGCCGCTGTACCTGTCCAGCGCCACCAACGGCAAGCAGTTTTTCCTGCGCAGCACGAACATGGGTGAGGCCGCTAAGTATCTCGACACCGTGGCGCTGATGGGCTACGACATCTTCGGACCAAGCAGCAGAACGACGGGCCATCATTCCGCGCTCTATACAAACCCCGCGTCCCCGGCGCCGGTTTCGGACGATCAGTTCGTGAAGGACTACGTCGCTGCGGGCGTGCCTGCTGCAAAGATCGTGCTCGGTGTGCCGTTCTACGGCTACATGTGGAGCGAAGTGGATGGCACGGCGAATGGTCTCTTCCAACCGACGGATCCGAGTAAGGCGAAGGATGTCCCCTACCGCACCATCGTCTCCACATATGCGAAGAGCGGATCGGGTTTCACGCGCTACTGGGACGACAAAGCGGCCATGCCCTTCCTCTACAACTCCAGCACAGGACAATGGATCAGCTACGACGATCCCGAGTCACTCGCGAAGAAAGCGAGCTTCATCTGTGAGCACAAGCTCGGCGGCATGATGTTCTGGGAACTCAGCGGCGACTCCAACGACACCTTACTCGACAGCATCGACAAGGGTCTCGGCATCCGTCGATAG